One window of the Rosa rugosa chromosome 3, drRosRugo1.1, whole genome shotgun sequence genome contains the following:
- the LOC133739025 gene encoding abscisic acid 8'-hydroxylase 4, which produces MEKSAFTLIFICILLSTLFLYRCIKKQKRKSMHKAKLPPGSMGWPCIGETLQMYSMDPNKFFATKQKRYGEIFKTHILGCPCVMLASPEATKFVLVTHAHLFKPTYPKSKEKLIGPSALFFHQGDYHSSLKKLIQSSLSPNPNTMQKLVPDIEALAISALESWAAAGTVINTYHEMKKFVFDVGFLAIFGRLDDSYREKLKENYHIVDAGYNSFPTNIPGTAYQKALLARKRLSQILRQIICERKEKKILQKDLLGDLLNFQNEKGQNLTEDQISDNIIGVLFAAQDTTASVLTWILKYLHDNQSILEAVKAEQKAIYDANDGYKRPLTWAQIRNMPLTHRVILESLRMASIISFAFREAVVDVEYKGYLIPKGWKVMPLFRNIHHNPELFSGPQNFDPSRFEVAPKAYTFIPFGKGVHACPGNELAKLEMLILIHHLVTNFRWEVVGSQKGIQYGPFPVPQHGLPARFVKE; this is translated from the exons ATGGAGAAAAGTGCTTTTACTCTGATTTTCATATGTATACTTCTCTCAACTCTGTTCTTATACCGCTgcataaagaaacaaaagagaaaatctATGCATAAAGCTAAGCTTCCCCCAGGATCAATGGGATGGCCTTGCATAGGAGAGACTCTACAAATGTACTCTATGGACCCAAACAAATTCTTTGCCACAAAGCAGAAAAG GTATGGAGAGATATTCAAAACCCACATACTTGGCTGTCCTTGTGTCATGTTGGCAAGTCCTGAGGCCACAAAGTTTGTGCTGGTGACTCATGCTCACCTCTTCAAGCCCACATACCCGAAAAGCAAGGAGAAGCTGATTGGCCCTTCTGCTTTGTTCTTTCACCAGGGAGATTACCACAGCAGCCTTAAGAAACTCATTCAGAGCTCTCTGTCTCCAAACCCCAACACTATGCAGAAACTGGTTCCTGACATTGAAGCCTTAGCCATTTCTGCCTTGGAATCATGGGCTGCAGCCGGAACTGTCATCAACACCTATCATGAAATGAAGAAG TTCGTGTTTGATGTCGGTTTTCTTGCCATTTTTGGCCGGCTGGATGATAGTTATAGAGAGAAGCTCAAGGAGAACTACCACATCGTAGACGCGGGTTACAATTCTTTTCCAACAAATATACCAGGCACTGCATATCAGAAAGCTCTATTG GCGAGGAAAAGGCTTAGTCAGATTCTGAGGCAGATAATTTGTGagaggaaggaaaagaaaatactGCAGAAAGATCTCTTGGGTGATCTGCTGAATTTTCAAAATGAAAAGGGGCAAAACTTAACTGAGGATCAAATTTCCGATAACATCATTGGAGTACTGTTTGCTGCCCAAGACACTACAGCCAGTGTTTTAACATGGATTCTCAAGTACCTCCATGACAACCAAAGCATTCTTGAAGCTGTGAAG GCCGAGCAGAAGGCAATATATGATGCAAATGATGGGTATAAGAGGCCATTGACTTGGGCACAAATCAGAAATATGCCACTTACACATAGA GTTATATTAGAGAGCTTGAGGATGGCAAGTATTATTTCTTTCGCATTTAGGGAAGCTGTGGTTGATGTAGAATACAAAG GATATCTCATACCAAAGGGTTGGAAGGTGATGCCGTTGTTTAGGAACATACATCACAATCCTGAATTATTCTCTGGTCCTCAAAATTTTGATCCATCTAGGTTTGAG GTTGCTCCAAAGGCTTATACTTTCATACCATTTGGGAAAGGAGTACATGCTTGTCCTGGAAATGAGCTAGCCAAACTGGAGATGCTCATTTTGATCCATCATCTTGTGACTAATTTCAG GTGGGAAGTAGTGGGATCACAAAAAGGGATTCAGTATGGCCCATTTCCAGTTCCTCAGCATGGACTACCAGCCAGATTTGTGAAAGAATAA